The sequence GAATGTCAAAAATATCAATGGAAATGTTACGAGACATTAACAAAGATACGATTGATTATACGGATAACTATGATGGATCGGAACGAGAACCGAAAGTATTACCGTCGAAGTTCCCAAATCTATTGGTTAATGGTGCATCAGGTATTGCCGTTGGGATGGCTACTAATATTCCTCCCCATCACTTAGGGGAAACAATTGATGCGATTCTTGCCGTAAGTGAAAATCCGGATATTACAATTACAGAACTAATGGAACAATATATACCAGGTCCAGATTTCCCTACAGCAGGTCAAATCCTTGGCCGAAGCGGTATTAGAAGAGCTTTTGAAACGGGTAAAGGTTCAATTACCATCCGGGCGAAAACTGAAATTGAAGAACAGGCGAATGGAAAGGCGAAGATTCTTGTTTCTGAATTGCCTTACCAGGTAAATAAAGCGAAATTAGTCGAAAAAATTGCAGAGCTTGCTCGTGATAAGCGAATTGAAGGCATTACTGATTTACGGGATGAATCAGATCGAAACGGCATGCGGATAGTGATTGAATTACGCCGGGATGCCAATCCTAACGTCGTACTGAACAATTTATATAAACAAACCTCTCTGCAGACTTCTTTTGGTATTAATATGCTGGCGTTAGTAGACGGACAGCCAAAAGTTTTAACGCTGAAGCAATGTCTGGAATACTACCTGGAGCATCAAAAAGAAATTATTATCAGAAGAACGCAATATGAATTGAACAAAGCAGAAGCGCGTGCGCACATCTTGGAAGGTTTACGAATTGCTCTTGATCACATCGATGAGATCATTACTTTGATCCGTCAATCGAATACTACAGAGATTGCCCGCGAAGGACTTATGCAGCGTTTCCACTTATCGGAAAAACAAGCGCAAGCTATTCTGGATATGCGTTTGCAACGCTTAACCGGTTTGGAAAGAGAAAAGATTGAAGAAGAATACAAAGAGATCATGGCAATGATTGAGGAATATAAAGCAATTCTGGCGGATGAGCAAAAGATTTTGCAAATTATCCGTGAAGAGTTAACCGAAATCAAAGAAAAATTCAATGATGAGCGAAGAACGGAAATTGTAGCTGGTGGATTGGATCAAATTGAAGACGAAGATTTGATTCCTGAGGAGAACATCGTGATTACATTAACACATCGTGGTTATATTAAACGATTGCCAGCAAGTACTTATCGTGCTCAGCGACGCGGTGGTCGAGGAATACAAGGTATGGGTACAAATGAAGATGATTTTGTTGAACATTTGGTATCCTGTTCTACGCATGATACAGTTCTATTCTTCTCTAACAAAGGGAAAGTCTATCGTTCCAAAGGGTATGAAATCCCCGAATTTAATCGTACTGCTAAAGGGATCCCGATTATCAATCTGCTGGAAGTGGAGCAAGGAGAATGGATTAATGCCGTCATTACCGTCTCTGAGTACCATGAAGACTGGTATCTATTCTTTACGACGAAGTTTGGGGTATCGAAACGTACTTCCTTACCACAGTTTGCTAATATTCGAAAAGGCGGTTTGATCGCATTAAATTTACGTGAGGGAGATGAATTAATCTCTGTCCGTTTAACAAATGGTCAAAAAGACATTCTGATCGGTACGAAGAATGGTTATGTGATTCGATTTGAAGAAGAACAAATTCGTTCCATGGGAAGAACGGCAGCTGGGGTAAAAGGTATTTCACTGCGGGAAGACGATGAAGTCGTATCAATGGAGATCATTGAAGAAGGCCAATACGTCTTAAATGTTACCGAGCATGGCTATGGAAAACGAACACCTATCGAGGAATACCGAAGAACCAATCGTGGTGGTAAAGGGATCTTCACTTGTAACATTACTGACAAGACAGGAAGAGTTGTGGCAGTTAAAACGGTTGTTGATGATGAGGATATCATGATTATGACTGTTTCCGGAGTATTAATCAGAATGCAAGTAGAAGGTATTTCGACTACAGGAAGAAATACACAAGGTGTCCGTCTGATCCGATTGCAGGATGAGGAGAGAGTCGCAACTGTTGCAAAAGTAGATAGCGAAGAGGAACTTGAAGAAGAACTGCTAGAAGCAGTTAACGAGGAAGTAACCCAAGAAGTAACAGAGAACGATAACGATAACGAGTCTGAATAAATCAAACAAGGGTGTGATCTATTTGCAGGTGCATCCACAACAATTAGTAGCAGGATGTATTTTAACGAAGCAGGTTACGGGCAAGACTAGGCATCCTATCATTGAACAAGACACAGTGATAAAAGAAAAACATATAAAAGTACTCGAGCATTTTCAAATAGAGAAGGTAGAAGTCTCAGATACATTACAATCTGGTCAAAATTTTACACCAGAGAATATGCCAATAACTGAAAAAACGAGTGAACCACCTGTGCAAAGGAAGTCTAAAGCTTCCTTTGCTTCACTATACGTCAATACGGTTGCATATTATAAAGAGATGTTTAAGAAGTGGCAAAGCGGAAGTAATATCGAGATTCATCATGTGCGTCAAATCATGAATCCGTTGTTTGATTACATCAATGAAATTCATCTCGATTTATTTTTGTTACACCAATTCGCTTCCAAAAAGGATTATTTTTATCATCATGCTGTATCCGTTGCTTTATTATCGGCATATTTAGCCAAAAAGCTAGGCTACCATAAAGAATGGAAACAGGTAGGAATGGCCGGCTTACTTGCGGATTGCGGGATGGCTAAATTGAATGAAAATTGGTTAACGAAAGAATCACAGTTAACAATTGCTGAATACGAGGAAATCAAGAAGCATTCGACCTTATCCTATCGTATGGTGGAAGATATTCCTTTTGTAACACAGGCGATGAAATTGTCGATTCTGCAGCACCATGAACGAATGGATGGAAGTGGCTATCCTATTGGTGTTACAGAAGAAAAAATCCATCCGTTTGCTAAAATTATTGCAGTCTGTGATACATACCATGCGATGACTTCTGAACGATTTTACCGAAGAAAACAGTCGCCTTTTAAGGTGATGGCAGAGATGCTCAAACTAAAATATAAGAAATTTGATTTTACTGTTTTACAGAAATTTATCGACTCTTTAATGAATGTGACAATAGGCACCCGTGTCCAATTGTCCAACAAGCAAGAAGCATTTATTATTTTTATCGATCCTAACATTCCTACACGACCGATCGTTCGCGTGATCGATACCGAAGAAATTATCAACCTTGATGAGAAACAAGCCATTTTTATTGAAAAGATAATATCTGATTAACATCAACTGTCTCAGCAGATAGTAAGAAACGACTGGACCTGTGTGAAGGTATAGGCTGAACGTCGCAATACATGCTATCTATGAGGCAGTTTTTTTGTTGAAAAAGATAGGTGGATTCGAAGGTTAGATTATATATTTGCTGTTGGTTCATAATAGGATGGATTAAAGGTTGAATAAGTTTAGTAAGCTAGGTGTTCGGAGAAGATTACATGTAAAAATATTTTTTGTATGTAACCTCTTACATTATTGATCTGATCATATTGTGTTTTTAAAGCTCGAATTTCAGCGAAAAAAAAGGTTGAAAATAGCCAAAACATATCGTATTGTAAATAACAATAGTTAAGGATACAACCCTCGAAAATAGATGATTCTCTAGTGATAGAGAGTTGCTTATCTTTCCAATTTTTCCACAAAATAAACATTCATATATTTAAGGAGGCTGCATGATGAGAACAGACAAATTCGCAAAAGAAGGATTAACATTTGATGATGTATTGCTGTTGCCAGCGGAATCTAATGTATTACCAAGAGATGTTTCGGTTAGTACTAAGCTTTCCGACAATATCACGCTGAACATTCCTTTTCTTAGTGCTGGAATGGACACCGTAACGGAAGCGAAAATGGCAATTTCTATTGCTAGACAAGGTGGTATTGGTATTGTCCACAAAAACATGTCTATTGAGGAACAGGCAGAACAAGTTGATCGTGTAAAACGTTCTGAAAGTGGCGTTATTACGAATCCATTCTTCTTGTTGCCAGAACATCAAGTATTTGATGCAGAGCATTTAATGGGTAAATTCCGTATATCAGGAGTACCTATCGTCAACAACGAAGATGAGCAGAAATTAGTGGGCATTTTAACCAATCGTGATCTGCGCTTTATCGAAGATTATTCCATTAAGATTTCTGATGTGATGACGAGTCAAAACCTTGTGACAGCTCCAGTAGGTACAACACTTGAAGAAGCTGGTAAAATATTGCAAGAGCACAAAATTGAGAAATTACCACTTGTTGATAGCAACAATATCTTAAAGGGACTTATTACGATTAAAGATATCGAAAAAGTCATTGAGTTTCCTCATTCCGCGAAGGACAAGCAAGGACGCTTATTAGTCGGAGCTGCAGTAGGTATAACAGCAGATTCGATGGTACGCATTGATAAATTGGTCGAAGCAGGTGTGGACGTATTGGTTGTCGATACTGCGCACGGACATTCTCAAGGCGTGCTGGAGCAGGTGAAGCGTGTACGTGATAAATATCCTAATATTGATATTATTGCAGGAAACGTGGCTACTGCTGAAGCGACAAGAGCATTGATCGAAGCTGGTGCCAATATTATCAAAGTAGGTATCGGACCTGGCTCTATTTGTACGACAAGAGTGGTAGCAGGTGTAGGTGTGCCACAGATTACTGCTGTGAATGATTGTGCGACAGAAGCACAAAAATTCGATATCCCAGTAATTGCAGACGGTGGTATTAAATACTCTGGCGATGTTACCAAAGCAATTGCGGCTGGTGCACATGCTGTAATGCTAGGAAGTTTGTTCGCCGGTGTATCCGAAAGTCCTGGGGAAACCGAAATCTTCCAAGGCAGAAGATATAAAGTATATCGTGGAATGGGCTCTGTGACATCGATGAAATCTGGATCAAATGATCGTTATTTCCAAGATTCACAAGATGCGAAAAAACTGGTTCCTGAAGGAATTGAAGGACGAGTTGCTTACAAAGGACCATTAGCAGATACCGTTCACCAATTATTAGGCGGATTACGTTCAGGTATGGGCTATTGTGGTGCAAAAGATATCGAAGTGTTGCGTAATGACGCACGCTTTATCCGAATGACCGGTGCAGGCTTACGAGAAAGTCATCCACACGATGTCCAAATCACAAAAGAATCACCGAACTACTCGTTAACATAATCAGGAGATAGACAGAGAAAAACTTGGATCATCCAAGTTTTTCTTTATAATGAAGGAAAGTTAATAGTCATTGTCATGATAATTTCAGAAACACAAGAGTAAAAGATTTAGAGGATTATTTTGTAATAGGCTTAAAGCGTTATTTTCTATTTGGTCCAGTTGTGATAAAATTATTTCGTAAAATAATAGTCGGAGGTAGGAACATTGAAGGACGTAATGAAGAAAGTTAGCATCTTGGTTGTGATGGCAGTATTAATGATCACGACTTTCTCTATCAATAATATCAAGGTAAGTGCAGCTACGAATTTAGACGTGAAAGCTGAATCAGCTATCATCGTCGACGCAAATTCAGGGAGAATTTTATATGAGAAACAATCTGATTTAAAATTACCTCCAGCTAGTATGACGAAAATGATGACGGAATATTTAGTACTTGAAGCAATTGAAGCGGGTACAATTAGCTGGGACACAACGACTCAAATAGGAGATTATGCTTATTGGTTATCTTCCAATAATAGTTTTAGTGGTATCGGTTTGCGTCAGAATAAGCAATATACCGTTCGTGAATTATACGAAGCGATGGCTATTTACTCAGATAACGCGACAACTGTTGCCTTAACAGAGTTAGTAGCAGGTTCAGAAGGCGAATTTGTCAAAATGATGAACGCCAAAGCGGAAGAAATGGGACTACAGGAATATAAATTTGTAAACTCTACTGGTCTATCCAATACTGACTTAGAAGAGTATCACCCGGAAGGTACGGAACCGAATGCAGATAACTTACTTTCTGCCCGTTCCGCAGCTTTACTTGCCTATCATTTAGTTAATGATCATCCGGAGGCTTTAGATTATTCCAGTATGTTATCAACGACACTTGATGATCGTGAATTAACAAACTGGAACTGGATGTTACCATGGGATGATAATAACTTTACCCAATTTGGCTTTGAAGGTGTCGATGGACTTAAAACAGGCCATACTGATGCGGCAGGTTATTGTTTTACCGGAACTGCCCAACAAGGGGATCGCCGAATTATCACGGTGGTTATGAAGACAAACAGTGAGACAGAGCGATTTGTCGAGACGAAAAAACTGATGGAATATGGTTTTTCACAGTTTGAACAAGCAGAACTTTTTTCTGCTGATTATCAAGTAGAAGATCAAAAAACATTGCCTGTATCAAAAGGTAAAGAAGATGAAGTAGAAATCAAAACAGCAGAAGCGGTTGCTACTACGATTAAAACAGGCGAAGAGGATTTATATCAGATTAAGTATGAGATGGATCCAGAAAAACTAACCGAAGATGGAACGCTTGAAGCTCCTGTTGAAGCAGGCGAAAAAGTGGGAGAAGCGGTTATAGAATATACTGGTGAAACAGATAACGGTTATATTGGTGGAGCGGACAATGTTCAACGTGTCGATGTCGTGACATCCAATGCAGTCGAGAAATCAAACTGGTTTATGCTGACATTAGGAGCTATCGGTGACTTTTTTGCTAACGTATTTACAACTGTAGTTGATTTCTTTAAAGGACTGTTTAGTTAAGATAATTCCTATTACAGAGGTTGGCATTTGGTTCATATTTGTTATATAATGTATGAGGAATGAGTCGATCGTATATAGGAAATAGTTCATAATTAGGAGGAACATGAGAATGTCTAAAATAGGTACAGATAGAGTAAAAAGAGGTATGGCAGAAATGCAAAAAGGCGGCGTTATTATGGACGTTGTCAACGCAGAACAAGCAAAAATCGCTGAAGAAGCTGGTGCTGTAGCGGTTATGGCATTAGAAAGAGTACCATCAGATATTCGTGCAGCAGGTGGAGTAGCACGTATGGCAGACCCTACTATCGTGGAAGAGGTCATGAATGCAGTTTCTATTCCAGTAATGGCAAAAGCTCGTATTGGTCACATTGTTGAAGCGAAAGTGTTGGAATCAATGGGTGTTGACTATATTGATGAGAGTGAAGTATTAACGCCAGCGGATGAAGTGTATCACTTAAACAAACGTGAATATACCGTACCTTTTGTATGTGGTTGCCGTAATCTTGGTGAAGCTGCTCGTCGTATCGGTGAAGGGACTTCTATGCTTCGTACGAAAGGTGAGCCAGGAACTGGTAACATTGTTGAAGCGGTTCGTCATATCCGTGAAGTAAATGGACAGGTTCGCAAATTAGTACATATGTCAGAGGACGAAGTAATGACATATGCAAAAGAATTAGGTGCACCTTATGAAGTACTTTTAGATATTAAAGAAAAAGGCCGTCTACCAGTCGTAAACTTCGCGGCAGGTGGTGTGGCAACTCCTGCAGATGCAGCGTTAATGATGCAGTTAGGTGCTGACGGAGTCTTTGTTGGTTCAGGTATCTTTAAGTCAGATAACCCTGCTAATTTTGCAAGAGCCATTGTAGAAGCAACAACTCATTACGATAATTATGATTTAATTGCTAAAGTATCAAAAGGTATCGGTACGGCAATGAAAGGTCTAGAAATTAGCACGATTGCTCCACAAGAGCGTATGCAAGATCGTGGCTGGTAATTAGTGAGGAGAAGACGATCATGGTAAAAATCGGAGTGCTAGGATTGCAAGGTGCGATTCGCGAGCATATTCGTTCTGTTGAAGCATCTGGTGCAGAAGGAATTGTGATTAAATATAAAGAACAGCTGGATGAAATCGATGGGTTGATCTTACCAGGTGGTGAAAGTACAACAATGCGTCGCTTGATTGATAAGTACGATTTTCTCGATGCATTAAAAAACTTCGGTCAACAAGGAAAACCGATTTTCGGTACGTGTGCCGGTCTGATTCTTTTAGCGACTGATATCGTTGGACAGGATCATGCACACCTTGCTTTAGTGGATATGAAAGTGGAACGGAATGCATTTGGCCGTCAGCGTGAATCATTTGAAGCAGCGATCAATATAAAAGGTGTAGCAGAAGACTATGAAGCAGTGTTCATTCGTGCTCCATACATCGCAGAAGTTGGTCCGGAAGTGGATGTATTGGCGACACACAATGATAAAATCGTGGCAGCACAGCAAGGACATTACTTATGCAGTGCTTTTCACCCAGAATTGACGGATGACCATCGATTGACGGAATACTTTGTCAAAATGGTGGAAAGATAATATAATAAAAGAATAAATAATTGTAAAGTGATGACAGGAAGTAGTAATTTAAGTCTTTTATTTTAAGAGAGCCAGTGGCAGGTGTGAACTGGTATAAAAGCTAAGTGAATCCATCCTGGAGCAGTGTATGGAAAGAAGAGTACATACACTCGGCATAAAAAGCCGTTATCTAAAATGAAGCCGGGAGAAGTCTATTCTCCAATCAGGGTGGTATCGCGGGTTAACTCTCGTCCCTACAGTATTGTTAGGGACGGGAGTTTTTTATATGCTAGGAAATGCAGCAATGAAAAAGCTCTACGTAGTGGAAATGTAAAGTGTACCAAGTATAAGAAAAGAAAGCATAATCATTGTCATAAAGAAAAACAAAATTTGCTTCCTATAATATGGATTACGTTAACTAGCAGCTTAGTGGTCATTTTGAAAAATTATGTGTGGTATGATACCGCTCCGTCCAACCACTCCGCGTCCTGCGGGGCACGGCTGGAGCTAACTTTGTGAAGAAGAACGCTTCACAAAGTGGATCTCCAGCACCTGTACAATCCCGCGGGAGTCTCCGTGGTTGGCCTACGCTCGGATTTGGACTCTACAATTTTTGTAAGAGCTAGCATATTGATCGTATGCATATATAATAGCTATTGAAAAATGCCTAGAACCACTGCTTTTTGCTGTTCCATACGTTGTAGCACTTTTCTTAAGCGTAGGAAATAGGCGGAGACTCCCGTGGAATCAGCGCG is a genomic window of Gracilibacillus salinarum containing:
- the gyrA gene encoding DNA gyrase subunit A, which codes for MVDHNRPQVQEINIGQEMRTSFLDYAMSVIVARALPDVRDGMKPVHRRILYALNDQGMHADKAYKKSARIVGDVIGKYHPHGDSAVYEAMVRMAQDFSYRYMLVDGHGNFGSVDGDPPAAMRYTEARMSKISMEMLRDINKDTIDYTDNYDGSEREPKVLPSKFPNLLVNGASGIAVGMATNIPPHHLGETIDAILAVSENPDITITELMEQYIPGPDFPTAGQILGRSGIRRAFETGKGSITIRAKTEIEEQANGKAKILVSELPYQVNKAKLVEKIAELARDKRIEGITDLRDESDRNGMRIVIELRRDANPNVVLNNLYKQTSLQTSFGINMLALVDGQPKVLTLKQCLEYYLEHQKEIIIRRTQYELNKAEARAHILEGLRIALDHIDEIITLIRQSNTTEIAREGLMQRFHLSEKQAQAILDMRLQRLTGLEREKIEEEYKEIMAMIEEYKAILADEQKILQIIREELTEIKEKFNDERRTEIVAGGLDQIEDEDLIPEENIVITLTHRGYIKRLPASTYRAQRRGGRGIQGMGTNEDDFVEHLVSCSTHDTVLFFSNKGKVYRSKGYEIPEFNRTAKGIPIINLLEVEQGEWINAVITVSEYHEDWYLFFTTKFGVSKRTSLPQFANIRKGGLIALNLREGDELISVRLTNGQKDILIGTKNGYVIRFEEEQIRSMGRTAAGVKGISLREDDEVVSMEIIEEGQYVLNVTEHGYGKRTPIEEYRRTNRGGKGIFTCNITDKTGRVVAVKTVVDDEDIMIMTVSGVLIRMQVEGISTTGRNTQGVRLIRLQDEERVATVAKVDSEEELEEELLEAVNEEVTQEVTENDNDNESE
- a CDS encoding HD-GYP domain-containing protein; this translates as MHPQQLVAGCILTKQVTGKTRHPIIEQDTVIKEKHIKVLEHFQIEKVEVSDTLQSGQNFTPENMPITEKTSEPPVQRKSKASFASLYVNTVAYYKEMFKKWQSGSNIEIHHVRQIMNPLFDYINEIHLDLFLLHQFASKKDYFYHHAVSVALLSAYLAKKLGYHKEWKQVGMAGLLADCGMAKLNENWLTKESQLTIAEYEEIKKHSTLSYRMVEDIPFVTQAMKLSILQHHERMDGSGYPIGVTEEKIHPFAKIIAVCDTYHAMTSERFYRRKQSPFKVMAEMLKLKYKKFDFTVLQKFIDSLMNVTIGTRVQLSNKQEAFIIFIDPNIPTRPIVRVIDTEEIINLDEKQAIFIEKIISD
- the guaB gene encoding IMP dehydrogenase, which encodes MRTDKFAKEGLTFDDVLLLPAESNVLPRDVSVSTKLSDNITLNIPFLSAGMDTVTEAKMAISIARQGGIGIVHKNMSIEEQAEQVDRVKRSESGVITNPFFLLPEHQVFDAEHLMGKFRISGVPIVNNEDEQKLVGILTNRDLRFIEDYSIKISDVMTSQNLVTAPVGTTLEEAGKILQEHKIEKLPLVDSNNILKGLITIKDIEKVIEFPHSAKDKQGRLLVGAAVGITADSMVRIDKLVEAGVDVLVVDTAHGHSQGVLEQVKRVRDKYPNIDIIAGNVATAEATRALIEAGANIIKVGIGPGSICTTRVVAGVGVPQITAVNDCATEAQKFDIPVIADGGIKYSGDVTKAIAAGAHAVMLGSLFAGVSESPGETEIFQGRRYKVYRGMGSVTSMKSGSNDRYFQDSQDAKKLVPEGIEGRVAYKGPLADTVHQLLGGLRSGMGYCGAKDIEVLRNDARFIRMTGAGLRESHPHDVQITKESPNYSLT
- a CDS encoding D-alanyl-D-alanine carboxypeptidase family protein, which encodes MKDVMKKVSILVVMAVLMITTFSINNIKVSAATNLDVKAESAIIVDANSGRILYEKQSDLKLPPASMTKMMTEYLVLEAIEAGTISWDTTTQIGDYAYWLSSNNSFSGIGLRQNKQYTVRELYEAMAIYSDNATTVALTELVAGSEGEFVKMMNAKAEEMGLQEYKFVNSTGLSNTDLEEYHPEGTEPNADNLLSARSAALLAYHLVNDHPEALDYSSMLSTTLDDRELTNWNWMLPWDDNNFTQFGFEGVDGLKTGHTDAAGYCFTGTAQQGDRRIITVVMKTNSETERFVETKKLMEYGFSQFEQAELFSADYQVEDQKTLPVSKGKEDEVEIKTAEAVATTIKTGEEDLYQIKYEMDPEKLTEDGTLEAPVEAGEKVGEAVIEYTGETDNGYIGGADNVQRVDVVTSNAVEKSNWFMLTLGAIGDFFANVFTTVVDFFKGLFS
- the pdxS gene encoding pyridoxal 5'-phosphate synthase lyase subunit PdxS, with product MSKIGTDRVKRGMAEMQKGGVIMDVVNAEQAKIAEEAGAVAVMALERVPSDIRAAGGVARMADPTIVEEVMNAVSIPVMAKARIGHIVEAKVLESMGVDYIDESEVLTPADEVYHLNKREYTVPFVCGCRNLGEAARRIGEGTSMLRTKGEPGTGNIVEAVRHIREVNGQVRKLVHMSEDEVMTYAKELGAPYEVLLDIKEKGRLPVVNFAAGGVATPADAALMMQLGADGVFVGSGIFKSDNPANFARAIVEATTHYDNYDLIAKVSKGIGTAMKGLEISTIAPQERMQDRGW
- the pdxT gene encoding pyridoxal 5'-phosphate synthase glutaminase subunit PdxT; amino-acid sequence: MVKIGVLGLQGAIREHIRSVEASGAEGIVIKYKEQLDEIDGLILPGGESTTMRRLIDKYDFLDALKNFGQQGKPIFGTCAGLILLATDIVGQDHAHLALVDMKVERNAFGRQRESFEAAINIKGVAEDYEAVFIRAPYIAEVGPEVDVLATHNDKIVAAQQGHYLCSAFHPELTDDHRLTEYFVKMVER